The Ciconia boyciana chromosome 22, ASM3463844v1, whole genome shotgun sequence genome has a window encoding:
- the NGFR gene encoding tumor necrosis factor receptor superfamily member 16: MAGLLPPLLLLLLPAGPAWGSKDKCPTKMYTTSGECCKACNLGEGVVQPCGVNQTVCEPCLDSVTFSDTVSATEPCKPCTQCVGLQSMSAPCVESDDAVCRCAYGYYQDEASGSCKECRVCEVGFGLMFPCQDSQDTVCEECPEGTFSSEANFVDPCLPCTTCEENEVMVKECTAISDAECRDLHPRWTTHTPSLVGSDSPEPTTRDPFNTEVMPSTLADTVTTIMGSSQPVVSRGTADNLIPVYCSILAAVVVGLVAYIAFKRWNNCKQNKQGANNRPVNQTPSPEGEKLHSDSGISVDSQSLHDQQPPSQSTQGPAPKGDGNLYANLPPSKKEEVEKLLGSSAEETWRQLAGELGYKEDLIDSFTREESPARALLADWSSKETATLDALLAALRKIQRGDIAESLYSESTATSPV, translated from the exons GGACCCGCCTGGGGCTCCAAGGACAAGTGCCCCACCAAGATGTACACGACAAGCGGGGAGTGCTGCAAAGCCTGCAACCTGGGAGAGGGGGTGGTGCAGCCCTGCGGGGTCAACCAGACGGTCTGTGAGCCCTGCCTGGACA GCGTCACCTTCTCGGACACGGTGAGCGCCACGGAGCCGTGCAAGCCCTGCACGCAGTGCGTGGGGTTGCAGAGCATGTCCGCGCCCTGCGTGGAGTCCGATGACGCCGTGTGCCGCTGCGCCTACGGCTACTACCAGGACGAGGCGAGCGGGAGCTGCAAGGAGTGCCGGGTGTGCGAGGTGGGCTTCGGCCTCATGTTCCCCTGCCAGGACTCGCAGGACACGGTCTGTGAGGAGTGTCCCGAGGGCACCTTCTCCAGTGAAGCCAACTTCGTggacccctgcctgccctgcaccaCCTGCGAGGAGAATGAGGTGATGGTGAAGGAGTGCACAGCCATCTCGGATGCCGAATGCAGAG ACCTCCACCCTCGCTGGACAACACACACGCCATCTCTGGTGGGCTCCGACAGCCCCGAGCCCACCACCAGGGACCCCTTCAACACCGAAGTGATGCCCAGCACCCTGGCAGACACCGTCACCACCATCATGGGCAGCTCGCAGCCCGTTGTGAGCCGCGGCACCGCTGACAACCTCATCCCCGTCTACTGCTCCATCCTGGCGGCcgtggtggtggggctggtggcctACATCGCTTTCAAAAG gtgGAACAACTGCAAGCAGAACAAGCAAGGGGCCAACAACCGCCCGGTGAACCAGACGCCTTCACCGGAGGGGGAGAAGCTGCACAGCGACAGCGGCATCTCGGTGGACAGCCAGAGCCTGCACGACCAGCAGCCACCCAGCCAGAGCACCCAGGGGCCAG CACCCAAGGGAGATGGGAACCTCTACGCCAACCTGCCGCCCAGCaagaaggaggaggtggagaagcTGCTGGGCAGCTCCGCAGAAGAGACGTGGAGGCAGCTGGCCGGGGAACTGGGCTACAAAGAGGACCTCATAGACTCCTTCACCCGGGAGGAATCACCCGCCCGGGCTCTCCTGGCCGACTGGTCCTCCAAGGAGACGGCCACCCTCGACGCCCTGCTCGCCGCCCTGCGCAAGATCCAGCGTGGGGACATCGCTGAGAGCTTGTACAGCGAGTCCACCGCCACCTCTCCCGTCTGA